AGACTAGATTTGATTTCTCAATCGGCCCTTTTATAGTGACAACAAAAGATTTCTTTTGCTCGAGAGATGTGAACGATAGCACACTTGGATTCACATTGATTTTGAGTCCCAATGGAGCCACTATGTTAGCTCTGTATGTGGACTTTGACGATCCAACATTAGTGACAGTCCTATGGAAGACCCCATTGACAAATTTCGGATCCTTGATGGAAAGTGCAAAAGAAGGATAGTTCAGGTCATTAGCTGTTCCATTATTAGATTTTGATGAGCAACTAGTCTTGTCCCTGGTTATGGCTTGCAATAGTTTACCACTGTATCCTTGTGAACACAAAAAATTTATGTAGTCTTGTTCATCAAGATCGTACACCAAACCAGGATATGGTGCCCTAGAAGGGTTTATTAGGCCAGCTCCATATGCAAATTCAGCATCAGGGCTAGTTTTGGCACTCATGGGTTTAGCTGCAAAAGAATGGAAATACATAAGAATTTATATATCTTTTTATAATTGGTTTGATAACTAGTCCAATATTCTGCAACATAACACTACTTTCCCACAAGAGATGAAAACTCTTCTTTACAAAGTATAAAAACAAACCAGTAGTGATGAGAGCTGATTGGATAGCAGCCGGTGACCATTTAGGGTGAAATGATTTGACATATGCAGCTGTGGCCGTAGCATGGGGGCATGCCATTGATGTCCCGGTATCTATATAGTATCCAGCTCTACCGCCACCACCACTTGGGGGATATGCTGCCAGAATGTAAGTTCCTGGAGCCGCTAAATCTGGCTGCAAGGCCATATATTGATATGTAACTGTTAAACATGCATGTTCTACTTCATCGATCACTTGTAATATCATTCCTATAGTTTGAGCCTAAATATACAATTAATATTTCATTATGAATCAAGTCACCTTGAGAATGTTGGGATTGATCGGATTTGGGCCCCTCGATGAGTAGGAGGGCACGTATGGAGCCAATACATCACTAATCTCTTCACTTTTCCATATAGTTGCAGTTGCGTTCCTATAAAAATCAAGATTAATTAACATGCATATCCTTATACCAACTGTTAAGCTTCTTAGTTCCTTAATAGTTACCTTGTTGAATTTATGTATTTGTAAATGTCGCTATTTTCTTCCAACCCGACGAAAGAAGCAGGCACGGGATAAGGGCCAAGCTGTTCATCGTCGACTTTTTTTCCCGTCAGAACAATTCCGGCTGCACCACCCAATATGGCCCCATCCCCAGCCCCATCCATAGggccatcacacaacacaatttTACCTTTGATCAAATCTTCTTCTAAggcatcttttacacaaaaccTGTAATTAATTTAGTAACATGATATATCATATCCAGGTTTGGGAATGGTCACATTTTGGGATGATAATTAGTGTAAGATTCAACAGATTGAACAACAAGAACCAATTAAGTTTGAAACAATATTtaccgaatttttttttttttcgagtaAAAAATTTTAACCCGAGCTTAATAAGTCATTAATGGATGAAGTCCTAATTGAAAGATCAATACCTAGAGATACTCCCGTCAGCACCTGCTTTTGTATTGGGCGCGTCTCCACCATAAATTAAAGGATAGAATTTACCCCGGAGGCCATATATGTTCGGTAAAAGTCCCTGGTAGTTAATATACAAACAAAAGTTACTAGTTAGAAATGTAGAGAAGTACTAATTAATCGTAAGTAGCAGTTGCGAAGCTAGATTTAATTAATTACCTCATAGATTTTACCATTACCCAATTGAACCTTGGTGATGAATTGGCGGTTTATGGTGGTAGCAGCCACAGAAAGTTGCCATGGTGCAAAGTTTGTCACAGTTTTTCCGCCCGGACCTTCGTTACCAGCGGCCATGGAAACTAATATCCCATTTCCAATAGCGTGAAATGACCCAATTGCAAATGGATCATTCAAATAATCAAGTGGAATAGTGCCCCCAACGGAAACAGAGAGAATGTCTACACCGTCAGCAATGGCATCATCGAATGCGGCTAGAACATCAGCATCGTCACAACTGCCACTGCTGCCCCAACATGCTTTGTATACAGCAATACGCGCTGATGGCACCCCTCCTCTTGCTGTTCCCGACCCTAAATCATTAAAGCTCGCCTTGATCACTGTGTTCCCAGCTGCTGTTGATGCGGTGTGAGTTCCATGACCGTTTGAGTCTCTTGGAGACTCAACATCTTCTTTGAATGATTGAGAAGCACGATAATATTTTGCTCCGATGATTTTACtgttgagatttcagtaaataAATCCATATTAGCTAGTACAAAAAGTCATTAATTTATTTAGTGACATGCTAGAACGGATCGATTAGTTAGCATTTATACTTGTTACAAGTAAGATTTCCATTGCCTTGACATTTGCCTTTCCATTTCTTGGGTGGGGGGCCAAAACCAGCATCACTAAAGCTGTCCGACTCTGGCCAAACTCCACTGTCTATCACACCAACAATGATATCCCTTTCAAGGGCGCCTCTTTTAACTGTTTCTGGAAACCCAAGAAAGTTCCATGACTTTGTTGTTTTGACGCTCCTCTGTTTGCTTGGAAAGACAGACACTACACCATCCATTCCTGTATACATACatttgatcatatatatatgtatatattaattATTGTTAAGAGTATACGTCGAGGTCAACACACAGATGGTCAAGATAAAagtatgatcaaaattatcaaaCCCTCAATAAAAAAGGGTCGTCTCTACATCAACACGTGTTGATCAGCTATGGGAGCAGTTAGCAGTATCAGTTACCATGGCTTAGTAATGGAGTCGGTATAAAAAGGAAGATCGCAATTCATCATTTTACTGAGTGAGAGTTAGCAATATATTGTACAATTACCTAGAAAAATTACCAATACCGGTTCTTCATCGtcttcatctttcttcttcttccttctttaatttgtttagctagttctttcattttcatcatcAATTCTAGAATTTCAGAAAGAGGCTTTTTCAGGACTTCAGGTGAGGGAGAGAAGGATGATAGAGAAATTACGAAGCACCATGAGAGAGAAAAGGAGAGCTCTTCAGGCTTCGGAAAATGAAAATCGGCTTATTCCAGTCCCCTTCCTCCCTCACTCGGTGGAGAAGACAAAGAAAAGCACCCTCCCCCCCCACCCcaagattaaaaataaaaacaagaaaaatggaTTGCTTGCCTATTGTCAAAATACACCACCGAATCATGAAGTGTGGCACATTGATTATGGAGCAACAAACCATATGACCTCCAACAGCAATCACTCACCACAGCAGAAAATCTTGATGACACATCACTATGTAGCAATTCTTATATCTGCAGTTCCACATTTACTTATCCCTGTTGGTACCCCTGAGTAGTCAAATACTAGTTTGTGGGGGGATGTTAAGAGTTTATGTCGAAGTCAATAGAGATGGTCAAGATAAAAAGAATGATCAAAGCCTCAGTAAAAAAAGGGGTCATCTCTACAGCAACACGTGTTGATCAACTATAGCCTATAGGAGCAGTTAGCAAGACCAGTTGTCATGGGCTTAATAATCGAGTCCGTATGAAAAGGGTGATTCATCATTTGACTGAGTGAGAGTTAACAATTGTACAATTGCCCAGAAAAATTACCAATACCCCTTCTTCACGGTCttcatccttcttcttcttcttccgttATCGTTTAGCCAgttctttcattttcatcatcAATACAAGAATTTAGCTATTATAATATTTATACGTACACTACTCCATCTATTCCCGTACGAATAGTAAGATTTATTCAATGCAAAGGTAGGGTTGCAGCAGTACCAATCATTTTTTGTGCTTCTTGCTCTGTGAGAACTGCAGCAAATCCATTGAAACTTCTCTTGTAGCTGTGAAGAAGCAGATCTTCATGTGCAATATCAATGTTGCTATTGTCAACTACGTCTTGTAGCATATTCACATGAAGACCAGGTAATATGGGTGCCCCGTTCTTTGGCTTGTTGCCCATATACACAATATAAGCCTGCATCAAATTGCAAAATCCACGTTAAGTGAGATGGAACTTTCAAAATCAATGCAAAGTGATATGATCTAAAGTTTCAATATCAAATGCATAAGCTAATGTAAGTTAAGTTAGATTATTAGGACTAATAGAACTTGAGAGATATACCTTTCGGGCATCCTGAACTGCTGAGTGAGTAACATCGACAACAAGCAGTAAAATACTGCAAATGAGGCTAAGAAAGGGAAACCACCGAAGAGCCATACTATTACTATGTATGGTTCTACTAGCTAGAGCCTGTAACTCTCATAGTCTCATCCAAGAACTTCAAACATGTATTTATAGCTGGAATTGTTCGAGCAAATATAAGGTGAAAGGTAAAGCTTCAAAGCTCTACTTTTTCATGTAAGCTAGTCAAAAGTTTAAGGCTTCTACGTGTTAGCACAATGAGTATGCCTATTGCTAGTGCCTGTGATGTGCCTAATACTGATGGCAGTCCTAGTATGGTATCTACTGTGCCTAGTGTACTTGGTGATGATAGCAAACCTGTCACAACAGAAAGCGAAGGCTCAACTAGCTACGCATACTTCACATGTTCTCCTGGCCTAACTCTTGCAAACAATGCCTAATGATGAAGCTAGTGAGCTCAGCATGAGTGCCAGTACAGTTGCGTGCCTTGCATGTGATGCTAGCCAGCTCATTAACAGCTTGTGCTACAGGAATGCTCTTGAGCCTCACCGTGTGCAACTAACTTGCATTAAGATCAAATCTGGACCGTTATGATGGCCACGTTGCATCATCTACATGCTAATCTAGAATAATTCTCGAGCTTAATTAGCTTTCAGTCAATTAGTATAAATAGCTGGTCTCTCTTAATTTCATTTTGTAAGCTGCTACCATTTTGTAAATTACCGAGCATCAATATCAGTCTATTCTCTCTCCCATTTTGCTTCGTCGTCTTCATCAGGTTAGGGTTTCTGCCATTGTAGCTTAGTTTCTAAGCTTACGACTCTATGAACGCGATTTCTAGCACTACGTACGTACAGTTCTGGATGCATGTGATTTTATTCAAAACAATAGCAAATATCGCGGATTTCATTAAAAATAGATTAAACCCAAAAACGGTTCTTAATAAAATGGAGGTGCTGCAACATAAAATTATGGGATAATTGACCATTTTCCATCCACATTTAGCAAAGACGATTGAGTATCAAAGGATAAAAGCTCATACAAGATAATATAAATTTGCATTTATGGAaatttaataataatttttGGAACTAAGTCAAccaacaattatatatatgattCACTCAAGAGaagttttatatataaatacttaatacacatccctctTTTTCATAAATTTAAAAATCTCTATTATACCCATTTTCACAACcaagcaaacaaaaaacaagTTTTATATATGATCTTACCTCATTTTTTTCTGTTCTAAGCTTCCTCAAATGTTACACAGTAGAAAAAACATGATATAAATCATTGTTCTTCAACCTTCTATACAAGAAGAATTAATCAAACTTTTAGTATCTATTCAGAGATCAGAACAAGGTACTCCTATCAATATTTTGTAGATCACCCAAATCAAATCTAGGTAATAACTGATGATTTAGCTCGAGTTGATATGTATGGTTTGAAGCCATGACTATTGGGTATTGACTGTCTATCTTCAAGCTTccgttttattatttttttttttctgcaaaaAGGAGTTGAACCATGAAGCGGGCAAAGATTCAAGAGGTGGGAATTAAGGGTTGATATTTGCCCAAAAGAATAGGATATGGGTAGAACAAGAAGTTTAaaggaaaaaatgaagaaaaaaaatgcaaggGTGTGTATTAATAAAGTGGGGGTGTGtgtttgtaccaaaaaaaaaagtgggggTGTGTGTATATAATTCCTCTTTActcaaaaaaagaaggaaaaactcGTAATAGGTGTGGTTATTGTCATGTTTGTCATATTTATATACGTACTGATTTTATaactaattgaatcaaacttactacactagaaaaaaaaattactacaaTCCAAAAAAGTTACACATTGTTTTACACTTTTTAAGTATAAtaaaaccaaaattacaaattataaaaaaaaatgtgttcataatcttgtaacaaaaaaaattatgaattatagTCTCaaatagaactaaaattacataAAAAGAACTCATATAACCAAAACAACAACAATTTATATCATATATGTAAATGAACATATATAAGTAGAGAAAGTAGCTTTATCACAGTAGCCATACTACATGAGTCCATTTAAAGGACCCAATTAATCTCCTAAGAGGCGTTTCCATGCGATTGCGAGTCCCTCCCGTCGAGCTTCTTCCACGGCACTAGTCTACATCACAGTACTATAGAATTTTTTGACTGAATTCTTACGCATTTTAAATATGGCTAATTAATTTCCAACCCGGTGACAGATGAAATGCAAAGCAATATTGAGGTTGTACGTCTACGTCATAGTTGCATAATTTTGGCTAATTATTTCCATCCTCGTGACTTGTATGGATGACATGAAGGCAAATGAATTATTGTACGCATTCACGGGTGCTTCTGTTTTGTTCTCTTTCGTTGGTGGGGACCTCGGCCTCACTAGGTTCACAAACACGTGTAGTATCAAAGCAGAAGCGTTTGAGTTGGAGAAGATATGTACTTTCGGACTTTCCTATATATGTTTCTTTTGCCATGCCCAAGtggaagcataattagcaaacAAGTCAACAGACATGATTATAGGAATGAAAATCCCATTTTAAAGCTTAGAATAGATACGACGGTTAACCTCATCGCCGGAGATTCAATAATTTTGTACGATATTCGCTCGCTTCAAGATTCCGAGGGGTGGCACTCCCCACACTGGAGGGACATGAGGCAATTTTCTCCATTCAAGCAGAGGGTCATCAAACTCTTGGTTTCGTACATATGATCTTGGGCATATGTACGATGACATaatccatcatctttctttCCTTTCGGTTCTTCATTCGGGCACATATATCGCCAAGTGAACACGGTGTCACATTAGTTGGCTCATTATGCTCTCCTTCATGGACAGTAAGCATCTAGTACGTGGTGTTGTTCCCCTAATGTTTCATTTTAGATGTAATCGACCTGAATTGTAATCCTTCTAATACTTCAGCTTAATATAGTTTGACATTCTTTCTAAAAAAAGAAGCGAACCTATATATTTAATGGACGTACATCAATTTTTAAACTAGCttatatatttaaactattacAAATGTAaatggattaaaacaaaacattaCAACACTGTAGAATTTTTTCATTCTAGCTATGGCTTATTTCCAATGGAAGcttttattcatacctccaaaatttgcatttggacctctctatttttttaagtaatagttgactttgtcaactcatgtcaaattactaataaagacattaataaagagaaaaaaaatctcttcttatcgCTACGAACAGTAATAGTCTTTAATTTGGGGAAAACTTTCTCCTCCaatgtaaaccctaaaatatatatTGCCAAACGTTATGTAACGCTgtagtcaaaattttcagaatttgacTTTCCTCGTAAAATGAAGGATGaacttcccaaaaaaaaaaaaaaaaaacctttatcCAAGAACCCGTAACTCCACGGAAGTCGTCCATCACCCATAATCCCCAGGATTCATGAGAAGTTATACCATGATCTAGGCCAAAAATAGCTACAGATTCATTCCACGCCATAAGACGCAAAACATAACTCCACATATAGGTCTcatatacaaaatttggaagcAACATATTGTGAAATACCTCATCACCCATATCAAATTAACTAAATGATCACTAACCTAATATGATGCTCCTTTTGAAGATCATAAAAATTTTGGAATTCCTTCAATTGCTCGCACCCATTCCTCTGTTACTCGTACATAAAGGatgaacttaaaaaaaaaacaaaaaacttgttgcaattctaaatctttaaaaACTGAAGGAGGTTTAACTattgatttttgaaagtataaatATAATCTAAAAAAAAggtttttcttgattttattagaCGATGAGCATtataggaaaattagagaggtgtagataacaaattggttatttgtaaaagtaagttggaggtctattaagttgggaggtccaaatgtcaaatttagaggtatgaatagaagctcccattTCCAATCTCGTGATGAAATGCAAAGAAATATTAGCATTGTACGTCTATGTCATAATGATATCCACGATATTTCATATTTGATATTTTAGTCTATATCTAACTTCATGAATGACACAATTACTGTCTACGTCAATAATTGCACTTagctatcttttctttttttgttctctttctAATTTTCCACAATATCACGATTCTCACCCACTCGGCCATCTATAGTGGTTTATTTTCATATAGATTTTGAGCACAACAAAGTCTAATAATTTAACCCTCATAAATATATTTACAAAGTTGTTAACCAAGTCTAACCCAACCTGCTACCTACTAATCTTTATTTTCAACAAGAATGTTCTctctcccaaaccctagcagcTTAGGCTTCTACCTGTAGTAGCGGTTTTACTTTTGGCAATCCGAGTTTAGGATGCAAActacacctccctaatttttcAAAGGTATCCTCAAAGAACTTCACATTCAGAACAATTCATTTACCCATTCACCACCAATAAAGcaaacttctattttttttttttttttaaataacccTTAGCCCACctcacccttacatatgtcagtgagaatcgTACCCATGActtttacaatgttggaattataacttaccaacatgtcacagctcgaacccatgacctttagCATGCTTCTAAAACTTGAGAAAACTCTCCTCAAGAACAGTTTAATTTGTATATATGCGATTCCTTCTTGTATAATATGATCTCTATCACAATGAAAAATCTAAGAGAGTTCCATTTCTCAAGAAAGTTGAACTGTAATTCCAATAATTGCAATACACTAAACTAAAGTCTAGAAAGCAACTAATAGATCTGGACAATTGCTGAATAGCTTTAATGCTTTCCCCGTTTAAGATGTCAATTTTGCCTGTTGATGATAGATTGATAGCACCAAATTACAAGCttattatgaaaaaaaaaaaaaaaaaactcttgatACACTATTGATAgaggaataaaaaaagaaaaccgTAGAAAATGAAACTGAATAGTTTTTAAGCATTAACTGGTGCAAAGATTTCATAACGACGATTGTTCCcaattactaatttttttttttgtaaattttgatgCATAAATTAGGGTTAAATGTTCGAGAGATGGAGAAAGAAAAATTGTTATCTCTTTGGGATTATCATTAGAGAGACTTGGATTAAAAGTTTTAAACCAATAATATGAGGGAGATGTTTTATTGAACAAATTGGAGGTACCATCTCTTGGCCAATCATGAAGATTAAGAAGACTTGAGTTTGAAGATGCAAAAGAAACGCTGGGTTGTCGaacaagaaaatgaatttatttatttaattatttatttttatttatgctctctctcttttgtgtcttgtttagtcattttgaataagttttttttttttttttggttgagaaTAAAGAACCATTTATTGGATAGAATCATGATACATCAGGATGACAATTAGCAACTAGTACAAGCAAAAAACTAGGCGACCAAGTCAGCCTCTACAAGTTCAAGTAACCAGCTTGGGTAGTTTCCTGTCCAATACAAGTCTGCATGTTTTTCACTGCATATTTGGAGAGCTCATGTGCCACCCTATTACAATCTCCCTCGGTGTATACGAACATTCCAATGAGGAGAAACATCGCAACAATAATCTAATCTCATCCAAAAGGTGGCCATTAGGTTCTAAACTATCACTCTAAAGGGAGGTCTAAATGTTACTTATTGAGGCAATAGCCATTTATGTTTTGACCATTCTAGATAAAATTTCTAGATACTCCACATGGCAGGAGAGTATATGAATGATCGACTGGTGAGTGGTGAGTGGACGTGCATTGGAAAATCAAAGCTGCACTTCATGCGAGTAGAAaaaaatacttcaattcagggttaattttatgattctattcatcccacaatgagggtatatatacaagtacaaaggagtagtctaactctaatagaaaacaatttttccataattacaggatatcctaattaaataaaatgctaattacatacagatttacagtgattctacactccccctcaagttggtgcatagatatatatcatgcccaacttgtcaactgagctgtcaaataccttcctggacactcctttagtaagaacatcaacTAATTGCtcatctgagtttacaaatggaaagcgaataacctttctgtcaagattttctttaataaaatgatggtcaacctccacatgctttgttctatcatgctgaactggattatgtgcaatctcaatggcagctgtattatcacaatgcaaatccataggctttttaagcttgtatctcaggtctttcaagacattatgaatccacaacatttcatagactccgtgtgccatacctcagaactcagcttctgcacttgatctggcaacaactttctgctttttgctacgccaagtgacaaggttccctccaaccaaagtgaagtacccaaatgtagaacgtctgtcagatttatcaccagcccaatctgcatctgtgtacccaacaacttccaatttatcttttttctgaaacagtaaccctttacctagcgccatcttcaagtacttcaaactatgaaagactgcatccatatgctcttcactaggacaatgcataaattgactaacaacacttacagcataagcaatatcaggtctagtatgtgaaagataaatcaaccttcctacaagatgTTGATACCTCTccttatcagttggaacttgatcaggatagatagcaagtccgtgattcatctcaatgggtgtctcgatgggtttgcagtccagcatccccgtttcagcaagtaaatcaagaacatatttcctctgtgaaagtgaaatccccttcttagaccttgcaacttcaatacccaaaaaatacttcagttgtcccagatccttcatttcaaactcctttgacaaatatttttgcaattcatttatctctttcagatcatcccctgtaacaatcatgtcatcaacatacacaataagagctgtaatcttaccactcTTGtgcttgataaacaaggtatggtcagaattgctctgtctgtatccaaaggctttcacagactttgaaaatcttccaaaccaagctcttggagattgcttcaggccatacaaagacttcttcaatttacacaccttgccaacgtcacttgagtaattcttaacacctgggggcacatctatgtacacttcttcctccaaattcccattaagaaaagcattcttcacatcaaattggtgcaagggccaatctttgtttgctgcaagtgagattagaatccggacagtattaatctttgccacaggtgcaaaagtctcctcataatcaatcccatagcgttgtgtatatcatttggcaaccaacctggccttgtatctattaataattccatctgcattaagcttcacagtaaatacccaacgacatcctacagtcttctttccaaccggcataggtactagctcccatgttgcattcttttgaagagcttccaattcttcattcatcgcctttgtccattttggatcagTCAATGCATcatgcacgttactaggaatagatacagtaaaTAATTGATcgacaacaagtgcatgtgaccctgaaatcctatggttagacataaaattagctatagggtatttagctttgtcTTTTATAtatggttcatattgtttcttaggaattcccttggtaaccctttgtgatttcctaggttcgacactttctaacccagaagactcattacagtttaggggtacctgaggtggatcattctgacctggatcttcagttggtgatgcagaaggggaaatatcttgtgtgtgagcttcagatatgtcttgattttgattcaaactatccagaaaagttgtctcttctgtctcggaattcacaacactctgttcggcagttacattttctatttcggaattcgcGATACTTCATTCGGCAGTCCCATTCTGTTCGGCAGtagcattttctgtttcggaattcgcaacacttcgttcggcagtcgcattgtctatttcagaatttacaatgctctgttcggcaactgcattttctgtttccgaatttctaccttcaaatatATCCtataaattttccaagtcttcaaaaacatcaaaatcaataatagaatgatgattcccttcacaacctctctccccctgaagggaagattgaaaagctccccctgagtaataaggctcggattcatgaaaagcaacatcaagagagacatgtatagtgccagtaagaggatcataacatcgataacccttctagaagtcagcataaccaacaaagatacacttacgggcaggGGGATCAatcttgctgcgttgaggcttgggaatatgaacataggttgtgcacccaaacacccggggctccaaattaggcataaaagggatggtcaaaagtgtatgaagcttctgatgaggattctgaaactcaatcacccgtgaaggagtacggttgataagatatgctgctgattttactgcttctccccaataggaccgaggtacattcatgccaaacaaggaagcacgaacaacttccatcaattgcctgttcttccgttctgctaaaccattctgttgaggagtataagaattggaggtttgatgacgaattccatgtgaccggcaaaactcaatcatagggccattcacaaactcttcaccattgtcagactgaaacactctaatggatttttgatactgagttgccacaattttgtgaaattcggtaaaca
This portion of the Rosa chinensis cultivar Old Blush chromosome 1, RchiOBHm-V2, whole genome shotgun sequence genome encodes:
- the LOC112185063 gene encoding cucumisin yields the protein MALRWFPFLSLICSILLLVVDVTHSAVQDARKAYIVYMGNKPKNGAPILPGLHVNMLQDVVDNSNIDIAHEDLLLHSYKRSFNGFAAVLTEQEAQKMIGMDGVVSVFPSKQRSVKTTKSWNFLGFPETVKRGALERDIIVGVIDSGVWPESDSFSDAGFGPPPKKWKGKCQGNGNLTCNNKIIGAKYYRASQSFKEDVESPRDSNGHGTHTASTAAGNTVIKASFNDLGSGTARGGVPSARIAVYKACWGSSGSCDDADVLAAFDDAIADGVDILSVSVGGTIPLDYLNDPFAIGSFHAIGNGILVSMAAGNEGPGGKTVTNFAPWQLSVAATTINRQFITKVQLGNGKIYEGLLPNIYGLRGKFYPLIYGGDAPNTKAGADGSISRFCVKDALEEDLIKGKIVLCDGPMDGAGDGAILGGAAGIVLTGKKVDDEQLGPYPVPASFVGLEENSDIYKYINSTRNATATIWKSEEISDVLAPYVPSYSSRGPNPINPNILKPDLAAPGTYILAAYPPSGGGGRAGYYIDTGTSMACPHATATAAYVKSFHPKWSPAAIQSALITTAKPMSAKTSPDAEFAYGAGLINPSRAPYPGLVYDLDEQDYINFLCSQGYSGKLLQAITRDKTSCSSKSNNGTANDLNYPSFALSIKDPKFVNGVFHRTVTNVGSSKSTYRANIVAPLGLKINVNPSVLSFTSLEQKKSFVVTIKGPIEKSNLVSASLVWDDGAFQVRSPIVVYVAV